A window from Piliocolobus tephrosceles isolate RC106 chromosome 11, ASM277652v3, whole genome shotgun sequence encodes these proteins:
- the SH3BP4 gene encoding SH3 domain-binding protein 4: MAAQRIRAANASGLPRCKSEGTLIDLSEGFSETSFNDVKVPSPSALLVDNPTPFGNAKEVIAIKDYCPTNFTTLKFSKGDHLYVLDTSGGEWWYAHNTTEMGYIPSSYVQPLNYRNSTLSDSGMIDNLPDSPDEVAKELDLLGGWTDDKKVPGRTYSNNPFWNGVQTNPFLNGNVPVTPSLDELNPKSTVDLLLFDTGTSSFTESSSATTNSTGNIFDELPVTNGLHAEPPVRRDNPFFRSKRSYSLSELSVLQAKSDAPTSSSFFTGLKSPAPEQFQSREDFRTAWLNHRKLARSCHDLDLLGQSPGWGQTQAVETNVVCKLDSSGGAVQLPDTSISIHVPEGHVAPGETQQISMKALLDPPLELNSDRSCSISPVLEVKLSNLEVKTSIILEMKVSAEIKNDLFSKSTVGLQCLRSDSKEGPYVSVPLNCSCGDTVQAQLHNLEPCMYVAIVAHGPSILYPSTVWDFIHKKVTVGLYGPKHIHPSFKTVVTIFGHDCAPKTLLVSEVTRQTPNPAPVALQLWGKHQFVLSRPQDLKVCMFSNMTNYEVKASEQAKVVRGFQLKLGKVSRLIFPITSQNPNELSDFTLRVQVKDDQEAILTQFCVQTPQPPPKSAIKPSGQRRFLKKNEVGKIILSPFATTTKYPTFQDRPVSNLKFGKLLKTVVRQNKNHYLLEYKKGDGIALLSEERVRLRGQLWTKEWYIGYYQGRVGLVHAKNVLVVGRARPSLCSGPELSTSVLLEQILRPCKFLTYIYASVRTLLMENISSWRSFADALGYVNLPLTFFCRAELDSEPERVASVLEKLKEDCNNTENKDRKSFQKELVMALLKMDCQGLVVRLIQDFVLLTTAVEVAQRWRELAEKLAKVSKQQMDAYESPHRDRNGVVDSEAMWKPAYDFLLTWSHQIGDSYRDVIQELHLGLDKMKNPITKRWKHLTGTLILVNSLDILRAAAFSPADQDDFVI; this comes from the exons ATGGCGGCTCAGCGGATCCGAGCTGCCAACGCCAGCGGCCTCCCTCGCTGCAAGTCAGAGGGGACCCTGATTGACCTGAGCGAAGGGTTTTCAGAGACGAGCTTTAATGATGTCAAAG TGCCTTCTCCCAGTGCCTTGCTAGTAGACAACCCCACACCTTTTGGAAATGCGAAGGAAGTGATTGCAATCAAGGACTATTGCCCCACCAACTTCACCACACTGAAGTTCTCCAAGGGTGACCATCTCTACGTCTTGGACACATCTGGCGGTGAGTGGTGGTACGCACACAACACCACCGAAATGGGCTACATCCCCTCCTCCTACGTGCAGCCCTTGAACTACCGGAACTCAACGCTGAGTGACAGCGGCATGATTGACAATCTCCCAGACAGCCCAGACGAGGTAGCCAAGGAGCTGGATCTGCTCGGGGGTTGGACGGATGACAAAAAAGTACCAGGCAGAACATACAGTAATAACCCTTTCTGGAACGGGGTCCAGACCAACCCGTTTCTGAATGGGAACGTGCCCGTCACGCCCAGCCTGGATGAGCTGAATCCCAAAAGTACCGTGGATTTGCTCCTTTTTGACACAGGCACATCCTCCTTCACTGAATCCAGCTCAGCCACCACGAATAGCACTGGCAACATCTTCGACGAGCTTCCAGTCACAAACGGGCTCCACGCAGAGCCGCCGGTCAGGCGGGACAACCCCTTCTTCAGGAGCAAGCGCTCCTACAGTCTCTCGGAACTCTCCGTCCTCCAAGCCAAGTCCGACGCTCCCACATCGTCAAGTTTCTTCACCGGCTTGAAATCACCTGCCCCTGAGCAGTTTCAGAGCCGGGAGGATTTTCGAACTGCCTGGCTAAACCACCGGAAGCTGGCCCGGTCTTGCCATGACCTGGATTTGCTTGGCCAAAGCCCTGGTTGGGGTCAGACCCAAGCCGTGGAGACAAACGTCGTGTGCAAGCTGGATAGCTCTGGGGGTGCTGTGCAGCTTCCCGACACCAGCATCAGCATCCATGTGCCCGAGGGCCACGTCGCCCCTGGGGAGACCCAGCAGATCTCCATGAAAGCCCTGCTGGACCCCCCGCTGGAGCTCAACAGTGACAGGTCCTGCAGCATCAGCCCCGTGCTGGAGGTCAAGCTGAGCAACCTGGAAGTGAAAACCTCTATCATCTTGGAGATGAAAGTGTCAGCAGAGATAAAAAATGACCTTTTTAGCAAAAGCACAGTGGGCCTCCAGTGCCTGAGGAGTGACTCAAAGGAAGGGCCATATGTCTCCGTCCCGCTTAACTGCAGCTGTGGGGACACGGTCCAGGCACAGCTGCACAACCTGGAGCCCTGTATGTACGTGGCTATCGTTGCCCACGGCCCAAGCATCCTCTACCCTTCCACCGTGTGGGACTTCATCCATAAAAAAGTCACAGTGGGTCTCTACGGCCCCAAACACATCCACCCATCCTTCAAGACGGTAGTGACCATTTTTGGGCATGACTGTGCCCCAAAGACACTCCTGGTCAGCGAGGTCACACGCCAGACCCCCAACCCTGCCCCGGTGGCCCTGCAGCTATGGGGCAAGCACCAGTTCGTTTTATCCAGACCCCAGGATCTCAAGGTCTGTATGTTTTCCAATATGACAAATTACGAGGTCAAAGCCAGCGAGCAGGCCAAAGTGGTGCGAGGATTCCAGCTGAAGCTGGGCAAGGTGAGCCGCCTGATCTTCCCCATCACCTCCCAGAACCCCAACGAGCTCTCTGACTTCACGCTGCGGGTTCAGGTGAAGGACGACCAGGAGGCCATCCTCACCCAGTTTTGCGTCCAGACGCCTCAGCCACCCCCTAAAAGTGCCATCAAGCCTTCCGGGCAAAGGAGGTTTCTCAAGAAGAACGAAGTCGGGAAAATCATCCTGTCCCCGTTTGCCACCACTACAAAGTACCCGACTTTCCAGGACCGCCCGGTGTCCAACCTCAAGTTTGGTAAGTTGCTCAAGACTGTGGTGCGGCAGAACAAGAACCACTACCTGCTGGAGTACAAGAAGGGCGACGGGATCGCCCTGCTCAGCGAGGAGCGGGTCAGGCTCCGGGGCCAGCTGTGGACCAAGGAGTGGTACATCGGCTACTACCAGGGCAGGGTGGGCCTCGTGCACGCCAAGAACGTGCTGGTGGTCGGCAGGGCCCGGCCCAGCCTGTGCTCAGGCCCCGAGCTGAGCACCTCGGTGCTGCTGGAGCAGATCCTGCGGCCCTGCAAGTTCCTCACCTACATCTATGCCTCCGTGAGGACCCTGCTCATGGAGAACATCAGCAGCTGGCGCTCCTTCGCCGACGCCCTGGGCTACGTGAACCTGCCACTCACCTTTTTCTGCCGGGCAGAGCTGGATAGTGAGCCCGAACGGGTGGCGTCCGTCCTGGAAAAGCTGAAGGAGGACTGTAACAACACGGAGAACAAAGACCGGAAGTCCTTCCAGAAGGAGCTTGTGATG GCCCTACTGAAGATGGACTGCCAGGGCCTGGTGGTCAGACTCATCCAGGACTTCGTGCTCCTGACCACAGCCGTAGAGGTGGCCCAGCGCTGGCGGGAGCTGGCCGAGAAACTGGCCAAGGTCTCCAAGCAGCAGATGGACGCCTACGAGTCTCCTCACCGGGACAGGAACGGGGTTGTGGACAGCGAG gccatGTGGAAGCCTGCGTATGACTTCTTACTCACCTGGAGCCATCAGATCGGGGACAGCTACCGGGATGTCATCCAGGAGCTGCACCTGGGCCTGGACAAAATGAAAAACCCCATCACCAAGCGCTGGAAACACCTCACCGGGACTCTGATCTTGGTGAACTCCCTGGACATTCTGAGAGCAGCCGCCTTCAGCCCCGCGGACCAGGACGACTTCGTGATTTGA